The following are encoded together in the Juglans microcarpa x Juglans regia isolate MS1-56 chromosome 2D, Jm3101_v1.0, whole genome shotgun sequence genome:
- the LOC121248949 gene encoding beta-carotene isomerase D27, chloroplastic-like, translating into MDANYFLAQSRSPLSTLARRRHPCKPVCSPVLAVLMRPSENVTKEARKTNFYNDNWFDQIAINHLSQSVQAATGLRNSKSGYESLVEAARVASQNFNPIQQREVVIHALERAFPRPILSLIKTLLPQSKLAREYFAAFTTVFFAWLVGYCEVRESELNGRRERNVVHIKKCRFLEETNCVGMCINLCKMPSQAFIKDSLGMPVNMVPNFDDMSCEMIFGQDSPASTDDPALKQPCYKQCKAKQKHSMKCST; encoded by the exons atggATGCAAATTATTTTCTTGCTCAGAGCAGGAGCCCTCTCTCAACTTTGGCTCGCCGGAGGCACCCTTGTAAACCAGTATGCTCTCCTGTTCTTGCCGTGCTCATGAGGCCCTCGGAAAACGTAACAAAAGAAGCAAGAAAGACTAACTTCTATAATGATAACTGGTTCGATCAGATAGCCATAAACCATCTATCCCAGAGTGTTCAAGCTGCAACAG GGTTAAGGAACAGCAAGAGTGGCTATGAAAGCTTGGTGGAGGCAGCTCGAGTGGCATCACAAAACTTTAATCCAATTCAACAACGTGAAGTGGTCATTCACGCCCTCGAGAGAGCCTTCCCAAGGCCAATCCTCTCTTTG ATAAAGACACTGCTACCCCAATCTAAATTAGCAAGGGAATATTTTGCAGCCTTCACCACTGTGTTTTTTGCTTGGCTAGTGGGATACTGCGAG gTAAGGGAGTCGGAGCTCAAcggaagaagagagaggaatGTAGTCCACATAAAAAAGTGCAG GTTTTTGGAGGAGACCAATTGTGTGGGAATGTGTATTAATCTCTGCAAAATGCCATCCCAAGCCTTTATCAAGGACTCCCTGGGAATGCCAGTCAATATGGTCCCTA ATTTTGATGATATGAGTTGCGAGATGATATTTGGTCAGGATTCTCCAGCTTCAACCGATGATCCAGCACTCAAGCAACCATGCTATAAACAAT GCAAAGCAAAGCAGAAACACAGCATGAAGTGCTCCACTTGA